The proteins below come from a single Rhodohalobacter sp. SW132 genomic window:
- a CDS encoding group III truncated hemoglobin translates to MSDITNDSDIKTLVYEFYDKVQQDERLGFIFNDYADVNWDHHLPRMVDFWSNLLFQTRRYHGRPFRQHLPLPIQKDDFARWLSLFEETVDEHFEGEKADFAKEMASKIAFSFSIRLEMEGKYKNP, encoded by the coding sequence ATGAGTGATATTACAAATGATAGTGACATCAAAACCCTTGTTTATGAATTTTATGATAAAGTGCAGCAGGATGAACGGCTTGGATTTATTTTCAATGATTATGCCGATGTAAACTGGGACCATCACCTGCCCCGGATGGTTGATTTTTGGTCAAATTTACTGTTTCAAACCCGCCGGTACCACGGCCGGCCTTTCCGGCAGCATCTTCCGCTGCCTATACAAAAAGATGACTTTGCCCGATGGCTATCGTTATTTGAAGAGACCGTGGACGAGCATTTTGAAGGTGAAAAAGCTGATTTTGCCAAAGAAATGGCATCAAAAATAGCATTCTCATTTTCTATTCGGCTGGAGATGGAAGGGAAATACAAGAATCCATAA
- a CDS encoding DUF3565 domain-containing protein, translated as MKQPIIGFHKDEEDDWVADLKCGHTQHVRHDPPWQIRPWVTTEEGRSRYIGHELNCKKCDQ; from the coding sequence ATGAAACAACCGATCATCGGATTTCACAAAGATGAAGAAGACGATTGGGTGGCTGACCTTAAATGCGGCCATACGCAGCATGTTCGTCACGATCCGCCGTGGCAGATTCGGCCGTGGGTGACGACAGAAGAAGGAAGAAGCCGTTACATCGGGCATGAGTTGAACTGCAAAAAATGTGACCAGTAA
- a CDS encoding hemerythrin domain-containing protein — MSTEKTLPKLTPEATINQIISSDQNAAKLLNSIGMKPEQYQDQTLRSVCQQRQWNEEELLSWIQKNHAEPGCIKNTPENPDFKEDLSHWVNWLSDSVQPCIRELLTEISRDLPRVQLVHGNQYTWLKNIEWHFNTLNNQLKLYLSLENETLFPMANELNDRKESILYGKVRDLKRALEILESDRPKIKKEMDKIREFSDGFKHPAGACSTLRIMNKNLADLSTQLERYFSIEQEHLFPLIKNQLYST, encoded by the coding sequence ATGAGTACCGAAAAAACACTACCCAAACTGACACCGGAAGCAACTATCAACCAGATTATTTCATCTGATCAAAACGCAGCGAAACTGCTGAACTCAATAGGCATGAAGCCGGAGCAGTATCAGGATCAGACGTTGCGATCAGTGTGTCAGCAGCGCCAGTGGAATGAAGAGGAACTTTTGAGCTGGATCCAAAAAAATCATGCAGAACCCGGGTGTATAAAAAATACCCCTGAGAATCCGGATTTTAAAGAGGATCTATCACACTGGGTCAATTGGCTGTCAGATTCTGTCCAGCCCTGTATCCGGGAGCTGCTCACCGAAATTTCCCGCGACCTGCCCAGGGTTCAGCTTGTTCACGGAAATCAATACACCTGGCTGAAAAACATTGAGTGGCATTTTAATACCCTGAACAATCAGCTTAAGCTCTACCTGTCGCTTGAAAATGAAACGCTCTTTCCGATGGCAAATGAACTAAATGATCGGAAGGAATCCATTCTGTATGGCAAGGTAAGAGATCTGAAACGGGCCCTTGAGATCCTGGAATCGGATCGCCCGAAAATTAAAAAAGAGATGGATAAAATCCGGGAGTTCAGTGATGGCTTTAAACATCCTGCCGGAGCGTGTTCAACATTGAGGATTATGAACAAAAACCTGGCAGATTTATCCACCCAACTTGAGAGATATTTCTCCATTGAGCAAGAGCATTTATTCCCCCTGATTAAAAATCAGTTGTATTCCACATAG
- a CDS encoding acetyltransferase: MDDSPDKIKSERRLAETIREECLKAAREGFMDASMSGLCAEGAMEAAISAIQKLDLNKVIENHRSK, encoded by the coding sequence ATGGATGATTCACCAGATAAGATTAAATCTGAAAGACGGCTTGCGGAAACTATTCGTGAGGAATGCTTAAAAGCGGCGCGAGAGGGATTTATGGACGCCTCAATGAGCGGACTATGCGCGGAGGGTGCAATGGAAGCGGCCATCAGTGCAATTCAAAAGCTGGATCTCAATAAAGTGATTGAAAATCATCGTTCAAAATGA
- a CDS encoding cytochrome b N-terminal domain-containing protein, which yields MSNNSNDKKTNNTFYEWQDFKTNIVKASEAVPDSSLRGRRFLDRVDRWFRKLDGVTLRYIPENYHPFIQAGAIANFMFVVAVITGFALLIWYSPSVHYAYDSVVSMSDKPYTAELIRSLHRYSSDAFMLFVLFHAFKVFFAGRFSGSRWLAWITGIIAVLLIWFDGWLGYWLVWDERAAMIATGTAKMIDVLPIFAEPLKASFLTDDSFNSVLFLIVFFMHMLIPIAFGIAIWLHVARLNKPAFITNRNFSILLLGSLVIVSLLFPADVEGPADLMSAPENVTIDYFYLLPLILTERLQGGTLWLIFLVGFIAVSSVPWIMKRQKEDTQPVIDEIKCNGCTQCFHDCPYNAISMVPREKGNPKKSEFVANIDPSICVSCGICVGSCDPVAVEYPNLSPWEIRSKIDKWLDEENRTLEGQFIAFVCGNSAGSLLTIDSETGECKEMPGYLVATLPCAGWVHPTLIERALKKGAEGVLVSGCESDPDFRLGADWLGDRIEGERHPEFRKDRYEVDRILYLKLDKPDFSKFLTEAQQFRGSREKENR from the coding sequence ATGAGCAACAACTCCAACGACAAAAAAACCAACAACACCTTTTACGAGTGGCAGGATTTCAAAACCAATATCGTAAAAGCTTCCGAGGCGGTGCCTGATTCCTCCCTGCGCGGGCGCCGGTTTTTAGACAGAGTTGATCGCTGGTTCCGAAAACTGGATGGTGTAACGCTTCGATATATCCCGGAGAACTACCATCCCTTTATCCAGGCGGGTGCGATCGCAAACTTTATGTTTGTTGTGGCGGTTATCACCGGGTTCGCACTGCTGATCTGGTATAGCCCGAGCGTTCACTATGCCTATGATTCTGTGGTTTCAATGAGTGACAAGCCCTACACCGCCGAGCTGATACGCAGCCTGCACCGATACAGCTCCGATGCCTTCATGTTGTTTGTGCTGTTTCATGCCTTTAAAGTTTTCTTTGCCGGGCGCTTTAGCGGATCGCGTTGGCTGGCCTGGATTACCGGAATTATTGCCGTTCTGCTTATCTGGTTTGACGGCTGGCTCGGCTACTGGCTGGTTTGGGATGAACGGGCCGCCATGATCGCAACCGGTACCGCCAAAATGATTGATGTGCTCCCCATTTTTGCTGAACCTCTGAAAGCATCATTCCTGACGGATGACAGCTTCAACTCTGTTCTGTTCCTGATCGTCTTTTTTATGCATATGCTAATCCCGATTGCGTTCGGTATAGCGATCTGGCTGCATGTAGCCCGATTAAATAAACCCGCATTCATTACAAACCGAAACTTCTCCATTCTGCTTCTGGGCTCACTTGTCATCGTATCCCTTCTGTTCCCTGCCGATGTTGAGGGGCCGGCTGACTTGATGTCTGCTCCGGAAAATGTAACGATTGATTACTTCTACCTTCTTCCACTTATTTTAACTGAAAGGCTGCAAGGCGGAACTCTCTGGCTCATCTTTCTTGTAGGTTTCATCGCCGTATCAAGTGTCCCATGGATCATGAAGCGGCAGAAAGAAGACACCCAGCCGGTTATCGATGAAATTAAATGCAACGGTTGTACGCAATGCTTCCACGACTGTCCCTACAACGCCATCAGCATGGTGCCGCGTGAAAAGGGCAATCCCAAAAAGAGCGAGTTTGTAGCAAATATCGACCCGTCGATCTGCGTTTCATGCGGAATTTGTGTAGGGTCCTGTGACCCGGTTGCGGTTGAATATCCGAACCTTTCACCGTGGGAGATTCGCAGCAAAATTGATAAGTGGCTGGATGAGGAGAATCGCACTCTGGAAGGCCAGTTTATCGCGTTTGTTTGCGGAAATAGCGCCGGCAGCCTGCTTACAATCGACTCAGAAACCGGTGAGTGTAAAGAGATGCCCGGCTACCTGGTTGCTACATTGCCCTGCGCCGGTTGGGTACACCCTACACTGATTGAAAGAGCTTTGAAAAAAGGTGCCGAGGGAGTACTCGTTTCCGGGTGCGAATCGGATCCCGATTTCAGGCTGGGAGCCGATTGGCTCGGCGACCGCATTGAAGGTGAGCGCCATCCCGAGTTTCGCAAAGACCGGTATGAAGTGGACAGAATTCTATACCTGAAACTGGATAAACCCGATTTCAGCAAATTTTTAACCGAAGCTCAGCAATTCAGGGGATCCCGTGAAAAAGAGAACCGTTAA
- a CDS encoding hexameric tyrosine-coordinated heme protein, whose product MDSERNKDTELSLITDTPEEGFQVAIQLARKGVTSAQPDKEVLFMLREVYAKDPDALIASSHVVAVHFQTVAAANNYWRSDSQSENNR is encoded by the coding sequence ATGGATTCAGAGCGGAATAAAGATACCGAACTCAGCCTGATTACCGACACTCCTGAAGAAGGCTTCCAGGTAGCTATTCAGTTGGCCCGTAAAGGAGTAACATCCGCACAGCCGGATAAGGAGGTTCTGTTTATGCTGCGTGAAGTCTACGCAAAAGATCCGGATGCCCTGATTGCTTCATCCCATGTAGTAGCCGTTCATTTTCAAACGGTGGCCGCAGCGAACAATTACTGGCGGAGTGATTCACAGTCAGAAAACAATCGATAA
- a CDS encoding metalloregulator ArsR/SmtB family transcription factor: MIYTGPKKDLLDLIKQKGTLSMDEAVTHTELAKTTLREHFLQLERYGYIRREYIRSGPGRPSLQYQITPKGNRLFPSSESDLIRELLKFLKEQGDEQTIEQFFESFWEERLKKARNRMDEASENDLKSQLDKLMGFLEEEGFMPEAELDSEDGTITIKECNCPFREVVKETRLPCKLEAMFYRKLFNKNVERTSYIADGDFSCTYEIPVNG; this comes from the coding sequence ATGATTTATACCGGGCCTAAAAAAGACCTCCTTGACCTGATTAAACAAAAAGGCACGCTTTCGATGGATGAAGCCGTCACTCATACCGAGCTGGCTAAAACCACCCTCAGAGAGCATTTTCTACAGCTCGAAAGATATGGATATATCCGCCGTGAATACATTCGGTCAGGTCCCGGCCGCCCCAGCCTGCAGTACCAAATCACCCCAAAAGGGAATCGCCTTTTCCCTTCCTCAGAATCCGATCTCATTCGGGAGCTTCTGAAGTTTTTAAAAGAGCAGGGGGATGAGCAGACGATTGAACAGTTTTTTGAATCCTTCTGGGAGGAGCGCCTGAAGAAAGCCCGGAACAGAATGGACGAGGCATCTGAAAATGATTTAAAATCACAACTCGACAAGCTGATGGGATTTCTTGAAGAGGAAGGCTTCATGCCGGAGGCTGAATTGGATTCGGAAGACGGAACCATCACCATCAAAGAGTGCAACTGTCCGTTCAGAGAAGTGGTGAAAGAAACGCGGCTGCCCTGTAAACTGGAGGCGATGTTTTACCGGAAACTGTTTAATAAAAATGTTGAGCGAACAAGCTACATCGCTGATGGGGATTTCTCCTGTACCTATGAGATTCCTGTAAATGGTTAA
- a CDS encoding metal-sulfur cluster assembly factor has product MSRELHIRREAARRFWGVIDPELGVNIVDLGLIYRMFMRDDDTFVVEYTTTTAGCPMRRYLQRKIEEALQSIEEIEKFETKLVFEPEWSVEMIVEGVEFFSVPPPMMSG; this is encoded by the coding sequence ATGAGCAGAGAATTACACATAAGGCGTGAGGCAGCCCGGAGGTTTTGGGGCGTTATCGATCCCGAGTTGGGCGTAAACATTGTAGATCTGGGATTGATTTACCGGATGTTCATGAGGGATGACGATACGTTTGTTGTGGAATATACCACCACAACAGCGGGCTGCCCTATGCGTCGTTATTTGCAGAGAAAAATTGAAGAGGCCCTGCAATCCATCGAGGAAATTGAGAAGTTCGAAACGAAACTGGTTTTTGAACCGGAATGGTCTGTGGAGATGATCGTGGAAGGGGTAGAGTTTTTCTCCGTTCCGCCACCTATGATGTCGGGTTAA
- a CDS encoding DUF488 domain-containing protein: MSTLNLQIKRIYEEQSDEDGCRVLVDRLWPRGVSKEDAKLDKWMKEITPSPELRKWFDHDPDKFQEFKKRYEHELASKEEPVEKLLDLAGDQKVTLLYATKDETHNHAIVLKEFLEKASDNS; the protein is encoded by the coding sequence ATGAGCACCCTCAACCTTCAAATCAAACGAATTTATGAAGAACAATCGGATGAGGATGGTTGCCGGGTGCTGGTGGACCGCCTTTGGCCGCGTGGCGTCTCAAAAGAGGACGCTAAACTGGATAAATGGATGAAAGAGATCACACCATCACCGGAATTACGGAAGTGGTTTGATCACGATCCGGACAAGTTTCAAGAGTTTAAAAAACGGTATGAACATGAGCTGGCTTCAAAGGAAGAACCGGTTGAAAAACTGCTTGATTTAGCCGGGGATCAAAAAGTTACGCTTCTTTATGCCACAAAGGACGAGACACACAATCACGCAATTGTTTTAAAAGAGTTCCTGGAAAAAGCTTCCGATAACAGTTAA
- a CDS encoding SulP family inorganic anion transporter → MKKFFSLFEFSTDVNYRIEVLAGLTVAMALIPEALAFAIIAGLSPLTGLYAAFVVGLVAAILGGRPGMISGATGAIAVIIVSLALSHGPEYVFAAVVLAGILQLIAGVLKMGKLMRLVPHSVIFGFVNGLAIIIFMSQLNEFKNPAGEWLTGSALYILLGLVLLTMLIIWGLPKITTALPPSLAAILIIFGIVAFFGIDTRTVGDIASIQGGFPPFHIPQVPFTMATFMLILPYAAIMAAVGLIESLLTLNIIDEITETRGRSNKEAMAQGTANVMSGFFSGMGGCAMLGQSLINVSSGSRTRISGIVAALMLLVFIMFGAGVIELLPMAALTGLMIMVAIGTFEWASLKTFNRMPKSDILVMVLVTLVTVILHNLALAVIIGVIIAALVFAWDNATRIRARKRWDENGAKHYEIYGPLFFGSVSVFNDKFDVLNDPDEVVINFRESRVVDMSAIEALNKITERYHKNGKRVHLTHLSRDCRKLLQNADAIIEVNILEDPTYKIVSDAV, encoded by the coding sequence ATGAAAAAGTTTTTTTCGCTGTTTGAATTTTCCACTGACGTAAACTATAGAATTGAAGTCCTTGCCGGACTTACCGTTGCGATGGCACTTATCCCGGAGGCGCTGGCGTTTGCCATCATCGCCGGTCTCTCACCACTGACCGGACTTTATGCTGCGTTTGTCGTGGGACTGGTTGCGGCTATCTTAGGCGGCCGGCCGGGTATGATATCCGGTGCAACAGGTGCTATTGCAGTGATCATTGTAAGTTTGGCGCTTTCACACGGGCCGGAATATGTCTTTGCCGCTGTGGTATTGGCAGGTATTTTACAGCTCATTGCAGGTGTATTGAAAATGGGTAAGCTGATGCGGCTTGTTCCTCACTCCGTAATTTTCGGATTTGTAAACGGTTTAGCCATTATCATTTTTATGTCTCAGTTGAATGAATTCAAAAATCCGGCCGGGGAGTGGCTGACCGGTTCTGCACTTTATATTCTTTTAGGATTGGTTCTGTTGACAATGCTGATTATTTGGGGCCTGCCGAAAATCACTACGGCACTGCCGCCATCTCTGGCTGCCATTCTCATTATATTTGGGATTGTTGCCTTTTTTGGAATTGATACCCGCACCGTGGGTGATATTGCATCGATCCAGGGAGGATTTCCTCCATTTCACATTCCCCAGGTTCCATTCACAATGGCCACCTTTATGCTGATTCTTCCCTATGCCGCAATCATGGCTGCCGTTGGGTTGATCGAAAGCCTGCTGACTCTGAATATTATTGATGAAATTACCGAAACACGCGGACGCAGCAATAAAGAAGCTATGGCACAGGGAACTGCCAACGTAATGTCGGGTTTCTTTTCCGGAATGGGCGGCTGTGCCATGCTGGGACAAAGCCTGATCAATGTCTCCTCGGGATCACGTACACGAATTTCCGGTATTGTGGCCGCATTAATGCTGCTGGTTTTTATCATGTTCGGGGCCGGCGTGATCGAACTTTTGCCGATGGCTGCGCTCACCGGTCTGATGATAATGGTTGCGATTGGGACCTTTGAGTGGGCAAGCTTAAAAACCTTCAACCGAATGCCTAAATCAGATATTTTAGTGATGGTTCTGGTGACCTTGGTAACGGTAATCCTGCATAACCTTGCACTTGCTGTGATCATCGGGGTGATTATTGCAGCCCTTGTATTTGCCTGGGATAATGCCACCCGTATCCGCGCCCGAAAGCGCTGGGATGAAAATGGCGCAAAACATTACGAGATTTACGGTCCTCTCTTTTTTGGATCTGTATCTGTATTTAATGATAAGTTTGATGTTCTAAATGACCCCGATGAGGTTGTGATCAATTTCCGAGAGAGTCGGGTTGTGGATATGTCTGCCATTGAAGCGCTGAATAAAATCACCGAACGCTATCATAAAAACGGAAAGCGCGTTCATCTCACCCACCTCAGCAGGGATTGCCGGAAACTTCTGCAAAATGCGGACGCTATCATTGAGGTAAATATCTTGGAGGATCCCACGTACAAGATTGTTTCGGATGCGGTATAG
- a CDS encoding DUF2249 domain-containing protein has translation MNITTDEFDVRILIPIKRHEKLLKLFKDLPAGDSFVFINDHDPKPLYYEFRSIFGDVVGWEYLQRDPEEWKVRVTRTADSEADKDNDVSTLIDLRKADKKDWKYTLFHRYGMMLPGDVMEIRASEKPEEIHQIFQNKFEGDHTWEYKKQDDNETIIHVTKKAENDIDATDITVVNKFDVRPHPPAKRHDMVFEAFDDLKPGEAFVFINDHDPKPLYYQMEAENSEPFKWEYLMTMPKEWKVKVMKLEEES, from the coding sequence ATGAACATAACAACCGATGAATTCGATGTACGAATACTGATCCCGATCAAACGCCACGAGAAACTGCTGAAGCTTTTTAAAGATCTGCCGGCAGGGGATAGTTTTGTTTTTATAAACGATCATGATCCGAAGCCGCTTTATTACGAATTCCGATCCATCTTTGGGGATGTAGTGGGATGGGAATACCTGCAGCGCGATCCCGAGGAATGGAAAGTTCGGGTTACACGAACGGCTGATTCAGAAGCTGACAAAGACAACGATGTCTCTACACTGATCGATCTGCGAAAAGCCGATAAAAAAGACTGGAAATACACCCTTTTTCATCGCTACGGGATGATGCTTCCGGGAGATGTGATGGAGATCAGGGCTTCAGAAAAACCGGAGGAAATCCACCAAATCTTTCAAAATAAATTTGAAGGGGATCACACCTGGGAGTACAAAAAGCAAGATGACAATGAAACCATTATTCACGTCACTAAAAAAGCTGAAAATGATATCGATGCAACGGACATTACGGTCGTCAACAAGTTTGATGTGCGCCCTCATCCTCCGGCCAAACGTCATGATATGGTTTTCGAGGCATTTGATGACCTGAAGCCGGGAGAAGCCTTTGTTTTCATCAACGATCACGATCCCAAACCGCTCTACTACCAGATGGAAGCGGAAAATTCAGAACCTTTCAAGTGGGAGTACCTGATGACAATGCCGAAGGAGTGGAAAGTGAAGGTGATGAAGCTTGAAG